DNA sequence from the Nerophis lumbriciformis linkage group LG10, RoL_Nlum_v2.1, whole genome shotgun sequence genome:
atgatcactagtggtaatggtgtggctatgtatgtgtgtagtgtgcatatgtatgtaccgtatatatctataatgtatgtatatacaagttcattaagtttgtacattgagtgaacaggtagttctagcttagagtaatttatgatttaaagaaaaggggtgggattaaataaatgtaaacttcttttcactccttttcaaatatgtaaaaaaaaagaaaagaaaagaaattcccaatgctcatttgtttttgttttttcttttcagttgttttcattttgttataatgtctgttaaggctatagtactgtattggatcaggtttgctcttgtttttatgcatatttgaaataaaaatatatcaatatcaattaatcaatatcggatatcggcaaaaagccattatcggacatccctagtaagaaCAAACCAAACTCACCacaaaatcaacaacaacaagattgattgttcaaaaattattttaaagattgaatgtTGCCATCGGCATtgcccgagcacccacgggatcggctcctgtggggacaaccctaatatttaTACTGAATCCGTACGCCCCGAGTTTAATATTTGTATTGTTAGATTCAGAGTTGAAAGAAATGACATAAATTTAAGTTCATGTTGCAAGCATTACAACAAGCATATGGCAGTGATTAGATCAAAGAAGCATTAGAAGTCTTGCATGGCGCTCACCTTAACAAATTGTGGATGTTTGGTGAGCCTGTGGTCGAAGACGTAGTAGAAGCTCAGCGCACCAAAGACCAGGTAAAGCAGCAGCGCTCCAAGGTTGGTGAGAAGAAACAGGCTGACGATCTGACGTGAAGCCCCTTCCTCTTGCCATGAAGCAGGGTAGACGTACGGCGTGAATACATAAAAGTCTGCAAAGGACAGCACATGATCCATGGCACTGTCGGTCTGTCTGTGGGGAAATAAAAACACTCCCATCCATCATGACACAGCCAAACAACTGTAGCCATGCTTCCCGCTTGCTTTCACTCGAAGGCGTGAAGCTCTAAGACAgaggtgtccaactcattttagctcaggggccgcatggaggaaaatctactcccacgtgggccggacgggtaaaatcatggcataataaattaaaaatactacgactacttcagattgttttctttgttttacttcggcccataatagaacaagcccattctgaaaatgtacacaaataattgtctagaccaggggtcggcaacccaaaatgtcgaaggagccatattggaccaaaaatacaaaaacaagtctggagccgcaaaaaattaaaagccatattacatacagatagtgtgtcatgagatataaattgaattaagaggacttaaaggaaactaaatgacctcaaatatagctacaaatgaggcataatgatgcaatatgtaaagagatgtccgataatatcggcaggccgataaatgcgttaaaatgtaatattggaaattatcggtatcgttttttttattatcggtatcattcttttttagtttgtttttttattaaatcaacataaaaaacacaagatacacttacaattagtgcaccaacccaaaaaatctccctcccccattcacacaaaagggttgtttatttctgttattaatattctggttcctacattatatatcaatatatatcaatagtctgcaagggatacagtccgtaagcacacatgattgcgcgtgctgctggtccactaatagtactaaccttcaacagttaattttactcattttcattaattactagtttctatgtacctttttttttatattgttttactttcttttttattcaagaaaatgtttttaatttattattattattatttttttaaatgaccttatcttcactatacctggttgtccaaattaggcataataatgtgttaattccacgactgtatatatcagtatcggttgatatcggtatcggtaattaaagagttgaacaatatcggatatcggcaaaaagccattatcggacatccctagatatatacatatagctagcctaaatagcatgttagcatcgattagcttgcagtcatgcagtcaccaaatatgtctgattagcactccacacaagtcaataacatctacaaaactcacctttgtgcattcatgcacaaccttaaaagtttggtggacaaaatgagtcagaaaaaggagtggtataaaacacgtcctggaaagtcggagaaagttatgcatgtaaacaaactaaggtgagttcaaggacttccaaaattagtaggacataacggcgctagccaaatactcgaatcagtgaagcatgtttaatataaacagtgtgctttataacaattagggaggtttgtgtcatgtttgtcctcctacagaaaccatattaaaacaaaaaatatatatttttccctcatctttttccattgttcatacatttttgaaaaagctccagagagctactagggcggcgctaaagagccgcatgcggctctagagccgtgggttgccgacccctggtctagacaaaACACTTCAGGTGAAAATTCtcaggaaaaaattggtgcagtttcaaaaacaccatgaagaacacaatgaacttagacttaatctcagtgtgtttacaaaccccataaccagtgaagttgacacgtgtaattcgtaaataaatacaatataatttTAGAaattgcttcctagcagttccactgtagacacggcacaggagcaaagcgtgcagttttaacaaagttttattgtGCATAGATTTGTTGTCAAAAtctctccagtagaacgtgacttttcagtcacgtccgtatcctttcTCCTCTCCTActctcggccgcttactgttaaagacaaccgatgattagattaacacataccacctgtgaaatctaatcgcctgtcagctgtgtctcgccgtcagcacatgccctgcccccatccgatggtgctcgtcctcagcaccatagacagaagCGGTGACCttcgctcctgcaggcgcgctggccacacctctccccacaacaatgatttgcaaatccttttcaacctacattcaactgaatagactgcaaagacaagatgtttaatgttcgaactgagaaacatttttttttttttgcaaataatcattaacttaggatttaatggcagcaacacattgcaaaaaagttggcacaggggcatttttaccactgttacatggcctttccttttaacaacactcagtaaaggtttgggaactgaggagaccacatttgaagcttttcaggtggaattctttcctattcttgcttgatgtacagcttaagttgttcaacagtccggggtctccattgtcgtattataggctttataatgcgccacacattttcaatgggagacaggtctggactacaggcaggccagtctagtacccacactctttcattacgaagccacgctgttataacttactcagaatgtggcttggcattgtcttgctgaaataagcaggggcgttcatgataactttgcttggatggcaacatatgttgctccaaaacctgtatgtacctttcagcattaatggtgccttcacagatgggtaagttacccatgctttgggcactaatacacccccataccatcacagatgctagcttttgaactttgcgcctataacaatccggatggttcttttcctctttgttccggaggacacgacgtccacagtttccaaaaacaatttgaaatgtggactcatcagaccacagaacacttttccactttgcatcagtgcatcttagatgagctctggcccagcgaagccggcagcgtttctgggtgttgttgatactatAAGTGGCTttccctttgcatagtagagttttaacttgcacttacagatgtagcgacaaactgtagttactgaaagtggttttctgaagtgttcctgagccatgtggtgatatcttttacacacggatgtcgctttttgatgcagtaccgtctgagggatcgaaggtcacaggcattcaatgttgaccttgcagtgatttctccagattccctgaaccttttaatgatattacggaccgtagatggtgaaattccttgcaatagcttgttgagaaatgctgttcttaaactgttggacaatttgctcacgcatttgttcacaaagtggtgaccctcgccccatccttgtttgtgaatgacagcatttcatggaagctgcttttagacccaatcatggcacccacctgctcccaattagcctgttcacctgtgggatgttacaaataagtgtttgatgagcattccttaactttctcagtcttttttgccacttgtgccagttttttttaaacatgttgcaggcatcaaattccaaatgagctaatatttgcaaaaattaacagtttctcagtttgaacattaagtatattgtctttgcagtctatttaattgaatataggttgaaaaggatttgcaaatcatactctgtatttatttacgatttacacaacgtgccaacttcactggttttgggttttgcacaaAGCAAGTAAAATTTGAATCACAGCCAatccaaacaaaataaaaaataaaaactcttcCATGTATCAACTACCTCGTGTCATTTCCATATAtaaatcctgtgctaactcaacaaaccatacaaactgaggtagaaactattcaagagtgttGAGGTACTCCCTGTCTTCttggcatcactgtgtattgatagcaaaataaaagctgtgcaatgtatGAACAATTTCAACgaaccaaaattaaaaaaaacttaaaagactgacagtattgcagtaaatcacactcTTCActttctctaaatttgcacagaagacaatcatttttaCAGAACtatattttaagtggggttaccaattgtttattttactcctgtttgttttacgttgggtcgaGGGGGAGAAGTCACAGCCTGTTAAAATAAtcttgtatatatattatcacacaactttatgcttaaaggggaacattatcacaatttcagaatggttaaaaccattaaaaatcagttcctagtggcttattatatttttcgaagtttttttcaaaatttcacccatcacacaatatccctaaaaaaagcttcaaagtgcctggttttaaccatcgttatagatacccgtccattttcctgtgacgtcacatagtgaagccaacacaaacaaacatggcggaaagaacagcaagctatagcgacattagctcggattcagactcggatttcagcggcttaagcgattcaacagattatgcatgtattgaaacggatggttgtagtgtggaggcaggtagcgaaaacgaaattgaagaagaaactgaaactattgagccatatcggtttgaaccgtatgcaagcgaaaacgacacgacagccagcgacacgggagaaagcgaggacgaattcggcgatcgccttctaaccaacgattggtatgtgtttgtttggcattaaaggaaactaacaactatgaactaggtttactgcatatgaaatacatttggcaacaacatgcactttgagagtgcagacagcccaattttcatcaattaatatattctgtagacataccctcatccgcgctcatttcctgaaagctgatctgtccagtttaagggacggtgtgagccaagacatccagggggtttagcgcgctcgtctgcgagaacaaactgccgccattgcttgccgttctaccaaggtcctttgtccctgaattgctcacacactccggcagattcaattggggtctggcggcagatttctttgactttatcgttggaaatgcatctgctttgagtgtcgcaggatatccacacattcttgccatctctgtcgtagcatagctttcattggtaaagtgtgcggaacaaacgtccaatttcttgccacttttgcatctttgggccactggtgcaacttgaatccgtccctgttcgtgttgttacaccctccgacaacacaccgacgaggcatgatgtctccaaggtacggaaaacagtcgaaaaaacggaaaataacagctgatttgactccgtgtttgagaaaatggcggattgcttcccgatgtgacgtcacgttgtgacgtcatcgctccgagagcgaatattagaaaggcgtttaattcgccaaaattcacccatttagagttcggaaatcggttaaaaacatatatggtcttttttctgcaacatcaagatatatattgacgcttacataggtctggtgataatgttcccctttaagggccgttgctatagttattatctgtatttttgtatctgtgcaaagctggcaatccaaatgATTGCCAGGCGtctctatcagtgttgtgtccagactcggcctgctgactgccaaggccgaacattgggtaccgggacgcagacaaagcagagacggggcgatagcaccagcgtcaatacatttgcatatttgtataatcatatattgtgtctaactggagttgtcaagattatccccttccctcagcgacagcttcagtgatttAACAGGGACCTTCGAAATAcatagaggaagcacgcgggctggacttttagaacgtagtttggatctgtaactagaatacaggcCAAAACacgtctcctcattgagccaaactgaactctgtctctgcatgattccttgcttctctgtttaatagatgtcatcagtgtttgaacctgacacagccCCTCTTTacctacctcttgcttggtatacttgctcgcccctgtataaactatttgcttgcctaacaaaattgctactgcgacatccagtggacacatttagaacagcagtttctttcatttaaaaaggcagctcaattttacacttacgAGAGAATacctttttgaatgtttttggGGCATGCAACTGAATCAAGAATGCAAGTGAGAAATGCATTCAGATCAGAAATAGGATTTTTCCCATCATGAAGCTGAACCAACCTGCTTCAGGGCCGCACGCCAGCAGTGTGAAAGGCTTCTTCCTCCCCCAACATTCAGCGAAGACCTGCTGTAAGTCCTCGCCGTACGCACCAAACCGAGGAAAGCACTGCTCATGCTAACCTCGGCAATCTAAAAGAGGCGACTTGACCCCCCGGATTGCTTCATTTTGCTGCCGACATGTGGCTCGACTGTGTTGgaggcattcacacacacacacacacacatggtacaGCTGGAACCAGATCCCAGCACACTCAGCACATAACTTCAGTTTGTGCGTGTCATTTATTCTGCTAGGATTGGCCGTAAGTGACTTGTAATAAGTGTCCTAAAATGAGACATGTCCTGTATTGAACAGTACACTATTTGAAATGACGATACATGTTTTTATAGGGAAGCTGCAGGATCCTATTTCTATCCAATCTAGGGCAGAGCTTTTTTAAGTGTATAGTGAATATAATACAGTTAAGACCTCGCTCATCCCTGaaactttttttggggggagcCTTTTTTGCATTTAATAGTCTCTTAaaagaattgaaaaaaataaaatgtttttttttttagcagattTGAGGGGGTTTCTTTATTTTTCTGAAGCTGCTAGGCCTCACCCAAAGCCCTCTCCAGCCTGCCTGACACGTAAAAACCCTTGATTTAGGGCGGGGGTacgcaacctgcggctctttggcCCCGCCCTAATGGCTCTCTGgagcattttcaaaaatgtatgaaaatgggaaAAGgtgaggaaaataaataaattattttcttttaatatgttttttgttggaggacaaacatgacacaaacgttCCTCAtttttataaatcccactgtttatatcaaacatgcttcactgatgagagtatttggcaagcgccgtttgtcctcataattttggcggtccttgaactggaCTGTGatcagtttgtttacatatacgaCTTTGTCCGACGCTGccgcagaaagacgtgttttaatgCCACTCTTTCTGTCtatttttgtccaccaaactttttatactgtgcgtgaatgcacaaaggtgagctttgttgatgttattgctcagtggccttgtggttagagtgtccgccctgagatcggtaggttgtgagttatgccactccttctttgtctctttttgtccaccaaactttttatactgtgcgtgaatgcacaaaggtgggctttgttaatgttattgctcagtggccttgtggttagagcgttAATTCAGAGAAAAGGTTGTTTATAAAATatttgcaaaacccaaaaccagtgaagttggcacgtcgtgtaaatcgtaaataaaaacagaatacaatgatttgcaacatgtttaaaaaaagctggcagaagtggcaaaaaagactgagaaagttgaggaaggctcatcaaacacttatttggaacatcccacaggtgaacaggctaattgggaacaggtgggtgccatgattgggtataaaagcaccttccatgaaatgctcagtcattcacaaacaagatggggcgagggtcactactttgtgaacaaatgcttgagcaaattgtccaacagtttaagaaaaacatttcaccatctacggtccgtaatatcaaaagtttcagagaatcaggagaaatcactgcacataagcgatgatattagggaccttcgatccctcaggcggtactgcatcaaaaaccgacatcagtgtgtaaaggatatcaccacatgggctcaggaacacttcagaaaaccactgtcagtaactacaattggtcgctacatctgtaagtgcaagttaaaactctgctatgcaaagcgaaagccatttatcaacaacacccagaaacgcctccggcttcgctgggcccgagctcatctaagatggaccgttgcagagtggaaaagcgttctgtttacgaattacacaacgtgccaacttcactggttttgggttttgtatgtttttatgctgcccggtagcaaatgcgtcacggaccactGATCTCGGGAATACATATACGGTACACTGGATCTTGAATTATGCATTGAGTGCAAATAATATGTGATTTTATAGTTTATAGATGCTTACAAAAATGTTACTTGAACCAAAATATAGActcatactttttttaaatgccttACAAATTTGAATAAGATTGTGTTTTACTTCAAAATGACAAAGCAAAGAATGATAGAATAACATGATTTACCATACTATAATAAATatatcatatatttatattttattctgTGTAGTGATTGAATTATATGTCTTATCGACCAAATAATCAATCTTGCATGACGagactatatttttatttttcaaatgattttttttttaacagcaatGGCTTTCACTTGTCAGTGGATGTCTCCCTCTAGCGGTGGTTTTACAAACAATGTCACCGGAAAGACACGTCtgacgtgcatttttttttaaatacacaagacaaaaatgaatgtagtttttaaaatgatatatagcacctcaacttacgagcttaattggttctgtgacgtcgctcttacctcaaaacacttgtatctgaaATCGTCTCCAATTGAAATCAATGTGATTCAGCACAATTTTACCATGcaacatgcctttttaaaaaaaagaaaataaacttAAATATGACAtactgtatgaaaaacaatacaatagaatgtattattaccaactacagtagtttttatgATGCATCTCCTTCCAGCTGTCAAACTCACCATCGGCAGCTGtcgcatattttcatggataaatgtccattgTTTAGAAATTAACATTGGCTGGCGTTACTCATTCTGCGTCAGTATGGTGCTCAAACTGCTGCGTCAAGTTGGCGACACCCCGAGTTATTGTTTAGTTACAGAAATGGatcaaaattgtttatttttggaggaatgtagttaatcatagaactagcATCCAAtgtcattttaaaaaagtgtagATTTTGATTCTGAACCCAACCTTTAGCCCCAAGAATCAAAATCATGCTGTGCCCGAAGATTTACAGCCTTTGCAACATGTATTTATTGGTCTTTTGTTTTTACTTGATTAacctttgtagctgtatgtagaaatagtGCCTCTGAAGAGGCAGTTTGTTGCATCAGCTAAGTGCTCCTTTAATGTCTATGACCTTTCTTTTAATGTTTCCCTCATTTCATACCAAGATGGCGCCACGGTCCTGTGCCAATAAAAATCATTCCAATTAGGAAGGGCAAAAAAACTTCAGTTTtggctcttttttttaattttatttttttaagttttgtgaatATTATAATTTACTTTTAAAATTACATACCAAACCGCAAGTTgagcaaaaatttaaaaaaataaggcaaAAAAGTTCAAGGTTAATTTTGAGACATCTTAGCTTTAACCTGCTTTCAAAATTTGGATTTCTAAGTCCATTTGCAGCACAGTGGGTTTAGATTTTTAAGACTTCAGCTAAATTTTAATTGGATCAAAAATGGCCAAATAAAAAGCATGTTAAAGTGTGGCCCacgtttttaattttaaaatagtCCTATATCTACTAAAATAACATACCAAACCACAAGTTgagcaaaaatttaaaaacattttttttaaaaaggccaaAAGTTCAAGGTTAATTTTGAGACATCTTAGCTTTTTAGACTTCAGCTCATTTTAAGTGGATCAAAAATGGCCAAATAAAAAGCTGAAATACAAAATGCATGTTGAAGTGTGGCCCAAGTTTTAATTTTAGAACAGTCATGTCTTCTAAAATTACACTAGCAAACTGCAAGttcagcaaaaatttttttttttttttttaaaaaggcaaaaagtTAAAGGTTAAATTTGAGACATCTTAGCTTTAACCTGCTTTCAAAATTTTAATTTTTCAGTTTATTTGCAGCACACTGGGTTTAGATTTAGACTTCAGATCATTTTAATTGGATCAAAAATGGCCAAATAAAAAGCGGAAATACAAAATACATGTTCAAGAGTGGCCcaagttttaatttattttaaaacagtCCTGTTTTCTAAAATTACATACCAGCAAACCACAAGTTgagcaaaaattcaaaaaaacaaggCAAAAAGTTCAAAGTTAATTTTGAGACATCTTAGCTTTAACCTGCTTTCAAAATTTGGGATTTCTCAGCATGTGTCCCTGTGTGTGCAACACGTTCAAAAATACACCCCAGCTAAAATTATTTAAGGAAACATTTCAATATAGAAGAAAATACAAagtttattatgtatataaagacatgaaAATCAGACATAAGACAAATAAATCCCTGGCAGGCGGGTGGACGGCCATGATTGCTCCTCACTGGCAGCAGCTTGTGTCACAAGTCTTGCCTTTGCACACACAGCCTGATGCACACTTGCTGCATCCAGATGGGCAGCAAGCACAGCAGCCTGCATCCATAAAGACAACATAGTTTGTACTTCAACACatgttaaatacaatttaaagtcAACAGctttaaaagtcattaaaaagCAGCAAGGCCAACATATTGAATATAATATAAGGACATAAGTGGACTTACTCTTCTTGCAGGTGGTGCAGGAGCAGTTAGTGCACTTGCAGGATGCTCCGCATTTGCAGGTTCCAGCTACACACACATAGAAATAATAGTATAAGGTCAAATAGCACAACACAATGCACAATAGAAGATGGCTGCTCGGGTAATAAAACTCACTCTTGGAGCAGTCGCAAGGGTCCATGTCGTGGTTTGATCGTCTTCTTGATGAGAAAAGTAGATGCACGTCTCTTTCCCGCCGAGGAGGTTGTTGTCGATGCGGGAGGCGAGGCTGCACCTTTATAGGCCACAGATCAGTAGTGTCGTGTGCAAAGTGCATTCAAGCGTTGATGACAATCGACTTTGTGCACACGACCTGTGAAAAAATACCCAGAAGTGGACAATGTGATTTGAACATTACGTAATTCCTATCCCTTCATAATTAGTGggtagtgaaaaatatatatctttatatggaTGTCCGATCTAATAATGCTCTAATCGgttttgaagtattttttttttgtttaagttcAAGACatgataattttttatttttttattttataaacctttatttataaattgcaacatttacaaacaatcgagaaataataataatcaaaataagtataacctatttttatgggcttgcctctttgtgatgttaagttccttttattggctgttatacagtatatgccttgagctcttattttgaaggcgctaagagcggaagtggtaacacgttgtagtggagcggatgTTTTGATAGaaaggaaataaagtggtcctggtgtaaaactggagcctccgtgtttgttattttgtagcttTATACagtataaaattacaaaataacaaacacggagt
Encoded proteins:
- the LOC133612640 gene encoding metallothionein A-like, whose product is MHFAHDTTDLWPIKVQPRLPHRQQPPRRERDVHLLFSSRRRSNHDMDPCDCSKTGTCKCGASCKCTNCSCTTCKKSCCACCPSGCSKCASGCVCKGKTCDTSCCQ